From Calditrichota bacterium, one genomic window encodes:
- the rny gene encoding ribonuclease Y → MTDIVVIFVIFIVSFFLGWLINSLLGKRSLTTAKKKAETIIQDAQSDIENLKKEKILEANEEAYQQKQKLEEEFRAKRNSLKTLENDLLTKDNNIDRKADLVAKKERDLFINERELNNREHSLNNRQKSLEESIEEANKKLEDLSGLTSAEAKQLLMENLTEEAKKEAAHLIYQISQDAKANAKDEARRIILSAMEQIVSNHTIESTVSTVSLPSDDMKGRIIGKEGRNIRAFEIVTGVDVIVDDTPQAVLLSAFDPYRRELAKLTMERLVSDGRIHPGRIEEAHEKVISEMDDHFEEIGEHTLHEIGIHGFHTDIVKTLGKLKYRSSYGQNVLQHCREVSELAGILASELDLDANLARRAGILHKIGLVVPKANESNFSKAGHEFVKKYGLNPIVLNAILAYGDKTEANSPIPILIQIAEEISQKRPGARREVIESYVKRLNALEEAADSFEGVRNSYAIQAGKEVRIIIDHNKADDAVSNQLATDIAKRIRKQVDSNNQIKVSIIREFRSVDYA, encoded by the coding sequence TTGACAGACATTGTAGTTATTTTTGTTATTTTTATTGTTTCCTTTTTTTTGGGTTGGCTCATAAACTCATTGCTTGGGAAAAGGAGCTTAACTACAGCTAAAAAAAAGGCAGAGACAATTATTCAGGATGCACAATCCGATATTGAGAATTTAAAAAAAGAAAAAATTTTAGAAGCAAATGAAGAAGCATATCAACAAAAGCAAAAACTTGAAGAAGAGTTTAGGGCAAAAAGGAATTCATTAAAAACATTAGAAAATGATCTTTTAACCAAAGATAATAACATTGATAGAAAAGCTGATCTTGTTGCAAAAAAAGAAAGAGATTTGTTTATTAATGAGCGTGAATTAAATAACCGGGAACACTCGTTAAACAATCGTCAAAAAAGCCTGGAAGAGTCGATTGAAGAAGCAAATAAAAAATTGGAAGATTTGTCTGGTTTAACTTCGGCTGAAGCCAAACAGCTTCTGATGGAAAACCTGACTGAAGAAGCAAAAAAAGAAGCAGCACATTTAATTTATCAAATATCACAGGATGCAAAAGCAAATGCAAAAGATGAAGCCCGACGGATCATTCTTTCTGCTATGGAACAAATAGTTTCCAATCACACAATTGAGTCAACTGTTTCTACTGTTTCACTTCCTTCTGATGATATGAAAGGGCGAATCATTGGTAAAGAAGGAAGAAATATTCGTGCATTTGAAATTGTAACGGGAGTTGATGTTATTGTCGATGATACACCTCAGGCTGTTTTATTAAGCGCTTTTGATCCCTACCGCAGAGAGTTAGCCAAATTAACAATGGAACGTCTTGTCAGCGATGGCAGGATTCATCCTGGACGAATTGAAGAAGCCCATGAAAAAGTAATTTCTGAAATGGATGACCATTTTGAAGAAATTGGAGAGCATACGCTGCATGAAATTGGTATTCACGGTTTCCATACTGATATTGTAAAAACGCTTGGTAAACTCAAATACAGATCGAGCTATGGGCAAAATGTTTTGCAACACTGTCGGGAAGTTTCTGAATTGGCTGGAATTTTAGCATCTGAACTGGATTTAGATGCAAACCTTGCACGCAGGGCAGGAATTCTACATAAAATTGGTCTTGTTGTGCCAAAAGCAAACGAGTCTAATTTTTCCAAAGCTGGTCATGAGTTTGTTAAAAAGTATGGCTTAAATCCAATCGTTCTAAATGCAATTCTGGCTTATGGTGATAAAACAGAGGCAAATTCCCCAATTCCGATTTTGATTCAGATCGCTGAAGAAATAAGCCAAAAGAGACCTGGTGCAAGAAGAGAAGTTATTGAAAGTTATGTTAAACGTCTAAATGCTTTAGAAGAGGCCGCAGATTCATTTGAAGGTGTTCGTAATTCTTATGCCATTCAGGCCGGTAAAGAGGTTCGTATTATTATCGATCATAATAAAGCAGACGATGCTGTGAGTAACCAACTTGCAACTGATATTGCAAAAAGAATCCGCAAACAGGTTGATTCAAACAATCAAATTAAAGTAAGTATAATCCGTGAATTTAGATCAGTTGATTATGCCTGA
- a CDS encoding TIGR00282 family metallophosphoesterase produces MRILFVGDIVGHEGLNFCADYLPLLKRDINVDFCIVNGENSDAGKGITKKQAQKLLSSGVDVITGGNHIWQKNSIDVIEDSSLRTLRPANYPFDKPGKGYIIHSSDSKPANKVAVINLQGRSFLPPIDCPFQKSIELVDEIKNETPIIFVDFHAEASAEKQALGWHLDGKVSALVGTHTHVQTADERILHKGTAYITDVGMTGPFDSVIGMDIGTAVQRFKTQLPKYFKLATRNIRLNGVVISINENTGKAQKITRLNFSKEDYGFIKNTQW; encoded by the coding sequence ATACGAATACTATTTGTTGGGGATATTGTAGGCCATGAAGGATTAAACTTTTGTGCTGATTATTTACCCCTCCTAAAACGTGACATAAATGTTGACTTTTGTATTGTTAATGGTGAAAACAGCGATGCAGGAAAGGGCATTACAAAAAAACAAGCCCAAAAATTACTTAGCTCTGGTGTAGATGTAATTACCGGCGGAAACCATATTTGGCAAAAAAACAGTATTGACGTTATAGAAGATAGTTCTCTCCGAACCTTACGGCCTGCCAATTATCCATTTGATAAACCCGGTAAAGGCTATATTATTCATTCAAGTGATTCTAAACCTGCCAATAAAGTTGCTGTAATAAATCTGCAGGGAAGAAGTTTCTTGCCTCCAATAGATTGCCCATTTCAAAAAAGTATTGAACTTGTTGATGAAATAAAAAATGAAACCCCCATTATTTTTGTTGATTTTCATGCTGAAGCTAGCGCAGAAAAACAAGCTCTTGGCTGGCATTTAGATGGAAAAGTATCAGCACTTGTTGGTACACACACCCATGTTCAAACAGCTGATGAGCGAATCTTGCATAAGGGCACTGCGTATATTACCGATGTTGGTATGACCGGACCTTTTGACAGTGTTATTGGGATGGATATTGGAACAGCGGTTCAAAGATTTAAAACACAGCTTCCAAAATATTTTAAACTGGCAACAAGAAATATCCGATTAAATGGCGTTGTTATTTCTATAAATGAAAATACTGGTAAAGCGCAGAAAATTACACGCTTAAATTTTTCAAAGGAAGATTATGGATTCATCAAAAATACTCAATGGTAA
- the folD gene encoding bifunctional methylenetetrahydrofolate dehydrogenase/methenyltetrahydrofolate cyclohydrolase FolD — MDSSKILNGKEVAEFVNQRNSTHVELLKEKNIQPGLVVVLVGDDPASAVYVRSKGRMCEKLGILSSTHALPEETSESDLLQLIDKLNKDDKYNGILVQLPLPKHIDEQKVIEAINPLKDVDCFHPKNVGLLTIGSPYLLPCTPAGIVEILKYYKIETSGKEVVVIGRSNIVGKPVANILLQKSKFANATVTIVHSRTQDIKKHTANADIIVAAIGQANFLTSDMIKEGAVIIDVGINRVDDPTAKKGYRLKGDVDYDSVFEKSSAITPVPGGVGPMTIGMLMHNTIIAAAKQNGVDL, encoded by the coding sequence ATGGATTCATCAAAAATACTCAATGGTAAAGAAGTAGCTGAATTTGTTAACCAAAGAAACAGTACTCATGTTGAGTTATTAAAAGAAAAAAATATTCAACCTGGCCTGGTCGTAGTTTTGGTTGGAGATGATCCCGCATCAGCGGTTTATGTTCGCAGTAAAGGGCGTATGTGTGAAAAATTAGGAATCCTATCTTCAACACATGCCTTGCCAGAAGAAACCAGTGAATCTGATTTATTGCAATTAATTGATAAGTTAAACAAAGATGATAAATACAATGGCATTTTAGTGCAATTACCTTTACCAAAACATATTGACGAACAAAAAGTAATAGAGGCCATTAATCCCCTAAAAGATGTTGATTGCTTTCATCCAAAAAATGTTGGTTTATTAACAATTGGTTCGCCTTATTTGCTGCCATGTACGCCGGCTGGAATAGTTGAAATTTTAAAATATTATAAGATCGAAACTTCAGGAAAAGAAGTAGTTGTTATTGGGCGTAGCAATATAGTTGGCAAACCTGTAGCAAACATCTTGTTGCAAAAATCCAAATTTGCCAATGCCACAGTTACAATAGTGCATAGCCGGACACAAGATATAAAAAAGCATACGGCCAATGCAGATATAATTGTAGCTGCAATTGGGCAAGCAAATTTTCTAACTTCTGATATGATCAAAGAAGGCGCGGTTATTATTGATGTTGGTATTAACAGAGTTGATGATCCGACAGCAAAAAAAGGATATCGCTTAAAAGGTGATGTTGATTATGATTCTGTGTTTGAAAAATCTTCAGCAATTACCCCTGTACCCGGAGGAGTAGGGCCAATGACCATTGGAATGTTGATGCATAATACAATTATTGCAGCAGCAAAACAAAATGGGGTTGATTTGTAA
- a CDS encoding DUF58 domain-containing protein translates to MENLDYKKYLKQGILSSINSLEFLAKHIVEGFITGLHKSPFHGFSVEFSQHRPYMQGDSLKHIDWKVFARSDRYYIKQFEEETNLRCSLLLDISSSMNYKSNDISKLEYASVLTASLAYLMLKQRDATGLMLFDESIKKELPVKSVPVYIKDIILALSEVKTGNDTNITHALHSIAERIKRRGLIIIISDLLDDPQKVLSGLKHLRYNKHEIIVFHIVDDQEIDFDFKGEFIFEDLENKSKIKADSRYIQQEYLRQIKKHYSFLKNSFYENHIDYIRIRTSEPIESALSDYLLKRQKML, encoded by the coding sequence ATGGAAAATTTAGACTATAAAAAATATTTAAAGCAAGGTATCCTTTCATCGATAAATAGTTTAGAGTTTTTAGCAAAGCATATTGTTGAAGGATTTATTACAGGTTTGCATAAAAGCCCTTTTCATGGGTTTAGTGTGGAATTCAGTCAGCACCGTCCTTACATGCAGGGAGACAGCTTAAAACATATCGATTGGAAAGTATTTGCACGTAGTGACCGTTATTATATTAAACAATTTGAAGAAGAAACAAATCTTCGTTGTTCTCTTTTACTTGATATATCCAGCTCAATGAATTACAAAAGTAATGATATTTCCAAACTTGAGTACGCTTCTGTGTTAACCGCGTCCTTAGCTTATTTAATGCTAAAACAAAGAGACGCCACAGGTTTGATGCTGTTTGATGAATCCATAAAAAAGGAACTTCCTGTAAAAAGTGTACCTGTTTATATAAAAGATATTATACTGGCACTTTCTGAAGTAAAAACGGGAAATGACACAAACATTACTCATGCTTTGCATAGTATTGCTGAGCGGATTAAAAGAAGAGGGCTAATAATCATTATTTCTGATTTGCTTGATGATCCGCAAAAAGTCTTATCAGGTTTAAAACATTTACGCTATAATAAACATGAAATAATTGTTTTTCATATTGTAGATGATCAGGAAATTGATTTCGATTTTAAGGGAGAGTTTATTTTTGAAGATTTAGAGAATAAATCAAAAATTAAAGCAGACTCTCGTTATATTCAACAAGAATACCTTAGACAAATAAAAAAACACTATTCATTTTTAAAAAACAGTTTTTACGAAAACCACATTGACTATATTCGTATCAGAACATCAGAACCAATTGAGTCTGCTTTGAGCGATTATTTATTGAAAAGACAAAAAATGCTCTAA
- a CDS encoding MerR family transcriptional regulator codes for MLNIDKISYSIGQVSEITEIAQSTLRYWETVVFVLDPHKTDGGSRRYYKKDVEMVLTIKDLLYNQGFTIKGANQFLNKQKSENFKPEIEAAIPKPDNNSSDIEHSLHKNTNIEFILRELKDIKNILE; via the coding sequence GTGTTAAACATTGATAAAATATCATATTCTATAGGGCAAGTATCAGAAATAACTGAGATTGCACAATCTACATTAAGATATTGGGAAACAGTTGTTTTTGTATTAGATCCGCATAAAACTGATGGAGGCAGTAGACGATATTATAAAAAAGATGTTGAAATGGTATTAACGATTAAGGACCTTTTGTATAACCAGGGATTTACTATAAAAGGTGCGAATCAGTTTTTAAATAAACAAAAATCTGAAAATTTTAAACCAGAAATTGAAGCCGCCATTCCTAAACCTGACAATAACTCTTCAGATATTGAGCATAGCTTGCATAAAAATACAAATATTGAATTTATTCTTAGAGAACTAAAAGATATTAAAAATATTCTTGAATAA
- a CDS encoding glycosyltransferase family 2 protein yields the protein MSLPSYSILIPAYNSQSSIGELIDQIIKIENKPDAIIVVNDGSKDNTSEIANSKNVIVYDSIKNYGKGNALKKGFEIFISKTESDYVLCMDADLQHEPASINSFLKKTTNNAKPVVVGKRDFKIGQMPFLRYLSNTFTSAILSKISGQNIEDSQCGFRLIKRDIIKQVKTKENGFQFESEFLIECAKKKIEINFVSIPTIYNNSASNISHIKDTFKFTQLILKEIFT from the coding sequence ATGAGCCTTCCCAGCTATTCGATTTTAATACCAGCATACAATTCACAAAGCAGCATTGGAGAATTGATTGACCAAATTATTAAAATTGAAAACAAACCAGATGCAATTATTGTTGTAAATGACGGCTCAAAAGACAATACCTCGGAAATTGCTAACAGCAAAAATGTTATAGTTTACGACTCAATTAAAAATTATGGAAAAGGTAATGCCTTAAAAAAAGGATTTGAGATTTTTATTTCCAAAACAGAATCAGACTATGTCTTATGCATGGATGCGGATTTACAGCACGAACCGGCATCAATTAATTCCTTTTTGAAAAAAACTACAAATAATGCAAAACCGGTAGTTGTTGGTAAACGAGATTTTAAAATTGGACAAATGCCTTTCCTAAGATACCTTTCCAATACGTTTACATCTGCAATTTTGAGTAAAATATCTGGTCAGAATATTGAAGACAGTCAGTGCGGGTTTAGATTAATAAAACGGGATATAATTAAACAGGTAAAAACAAAAGAGAATGGTTTTCAATTTGAAAGTGAATTTCTTATTGAATGTGCAAAAAAGAAGATTGAAATTAATTTTGTAAGTATCCCAACAATTTACAATAATAGTGCCTCAAATATAAGTCACATAAAAGACACATTTAAATTTACACAGCTTATTCTAAAAGAGATTTTTACATGA
- a CDS encoding protein-L-isoaspartate(D-aspartate) O-methyltransferase: MIYSKKRDEMIINLRKLGINSDLVLNAMNQVPRHKFVALGSEFQAYDEKALPIGFDQTISHPYTVAVMSQALNLKKGERILEIGTGSGYQAAVLCQMGAQVFTIERISPLGKNAESILKELKYHFAIRIGDGTMGWQTYAPYDGIIVTAGAPVSPESLLSQLKEGGKLLIPVGDKDEQMLTMYIRQGSKYSKIEIEKLSFVPLIGQYGWQK; the protein is encoded by the coding sequence ATGATTTACTCAAAAAAACGCGATGAAATGATCATTAATCTTAGAAAGTTAGGCATAAATAGCGATCTTGTTTTGAATGCAATGAATCAGGTTCCAAGACATAAATTTGTCGCTTTAGGCTCTGAGTTTCAGGCATACGATGAAAAAGCACTCCCTATTGGATTTGACCAAACAATATCGCACCCTTATACAGTTGCGGTAATGAGCCAGGCATTGAATTTAAAAAAAGGGGAGAGGATACTCGAAATTGGAACAGGATCAGGATATCAGGCAGCTGTATTGTGCCAAATGGGTGCACAGGTTTTTACAATTGAACGGATTTCTCCTCTTGGCAAAAATGCAGAATCCATTCTAAAGGAACTTAAGTATCATTTTGCAATTCGTATTGGTGATGGGACAATGGGGTGGCAAACATATGCCCCTTACGATGGAATTATCGTCACAGCTGGTGCTCCCGTATCTCCGGAAAGCCTATTATCGCAACTTAAAGAGGGTGGAAAATTGCTAATTCCGGTTGGTGACAAAGATGAACAAATGTTGACCATGTATATAAGACAAGGATCAAAATATTCAAAAATAGAGATTGAGAAACTTTCGTTTGTACCCTTAATAGGTCAGTATGGATGGCAAAAATAA
- a CDS encoding DUF368 domain-containing protein, translating to MNIWYYLRLFFVGMAMGVANIIPGVSGGTIAVVFGIYEHLMEALGNFATDKEKRWEYIVYLAILFGGSIIAVVGLAGLLTWCFENYPLMTVYFFMGLILGSIPVVLKSHDDMKLNANRAVSFLIGMAAVIILAVIQSGSGSAETNNIVTEFSGFSVWDFAYFLLCGIIASSAMIIPGVSGSFILILLGVYWTVLGSLSGLTKLILSSGFSEEVVGRGLILGSLGIGVVIGILGFSKIMSWALKHHPAVTMYAILGLIIGSFYQIYPGFEFSINGFGAVVTLIFGLVISLRFAKTSG from the coding sequence ATGAATATTTGGTATTATCTTAGATTATTTTTTGTTGGAATGGCGATGGGAGTTGCGAACATTATTCCTGGAGTAAGCGGTGGTACAATTGCCGTTGTTTTTGGAATATATGAACACTTGATGGAAGCCCTTGGTAATTTTGCTACTGATAAAGAAAAACGCTGGGAATATATTGTATATCTTGCTATTCTTTTTGGTGGTTCGATTATCGCTGTTGTGGGTTTGGCCGGGTTGCTAACGTGGTGTTTTGAAAATTATCCATTAATGACGGTCTATTTTTTTATGGGATTAATTCTTGGCAGTATACCTGTTGTTTTAAAATCTCATGATGATATGAAATTAAATGCAAACAGGGCAGTATCATTTTTAATAGGAATGGCAGCTGTAATTATCCTTGCTGTCATCCAGTCAGGTTCTGGATCAGCTGAAACAAATAACATTGTGACTGAGTTTTCAGGTTTTTCCGTTTGGGATTTTGCATATTTTCTTTTATGTGGAATTATTGCTTCTTCAGCCATGATTATTCCAGGAGTCAGTGGCTCGTTTATTCTTATTTTGCTTGGTGTTTATTGGACAGTTCTCGGCTCGTTGAGTGGTTTAACAAAATTAATACTCAGCTCCGGATTTTCAGAAGAAGTTGTTGGGAGGGGATTAATTTTGGGCTCATTGGGAATTGGAGTTGTAATTGGAATTCTCGGATTCTCTAAAATTATGAGTTGGGCCTTAAAACATCATCCGGCAGTTACAATGTACGCCATCCTTGGGTTAATTATAGGTTCATTCTATCAGATTTATCCAGGATTTGAGTTTTCGATCAACGGATTTGGTGCAGTTGTTACATTGATTTTTGGATTGGTTATTTCTCTTAGATTTGCAAAAACATCCGGTTGA